A window of Leptospira hartskeerlii contains these coding sequences:
- a CDS encoding cbb3-type cytochrome c oxidase subunit 3, giving the protein MDLDTLQIYKSLRLPVLVISIFTIILYVYRSSRKERMEKPKFRMLEED; this is encoded by the coding sequence ATGGATCTCGACACATTACAAATTTATAAATCACTAAGGCTTCCTGTCCTGGTAATTTCAATATTTACGATCATACTATACGTATATAGAAGTTCCAGAAAGGAAAGAATGGAAAAACCTAAATTCAGAATGTTGGAGGAGGATTAA
- a CDS encoding acetyl-CoA hydrolase/transferase family protein yields the protein MDLHFVSPKDAVSEIKNDQRVFIHSVFASPKLLVEALSARASELQNIEMVHIHTEGEAPYAQNGMEPSFHTNALFVGANMREAVKEGRADYLPVFLSECPSLFRKKILPLDVALISVSPPDKHGFCSLGVSVDICKAAVDSANMVIAQVNRFMPRTHGDGIIHINKIHKLVEGNIPLLEAKHTQPDPVEAKIGEYIAGLVEDGATLQMGIGAIPDAVLSCLQNHKDLGIHTEMFSDGVIPLVEKGIITGKNKKIHPGKIVTGFVMGTRKLYDFVDDNPEVVFLDIGYINDTSNIRKNPKVTAINSAIEVDLTGQVCADSIGTRQYSGVGGQMDFIRGASLSEGGKPIIALPSVTSHGKSRIAPILQPGASVTTTRANVHYIITEYGIADLYGKNLKQRAKLLTQIAHPNHRESLEREAFERFKGF from the coding sequence ATGGATTTACATTTTGTTTCCCCGAAAGATGCGGTTTCAGAGATCAAAAACGACCAGAGAGTTTTCATTCACAGTGTATTCGCTTCTCCTAAACTTTTAGTGGAAGCATTAAGCGCCAGGGCATCCGAACTACAAAATATTGAGATGGTCCATATCCATACGGAAGGAGAAGCTCCGTATGCACAAAATGGAATGGAACCTTCCTTTCATACAAACGCTCTGTTCGTGGGCGCAAACATGAGAGAAGCAGTGAAAGAAGGAAGAGCGGATTATCTTCCTGTTTTTTTAAGCGAATGCCCTTCTCTATTCAGAAAAAAAATACTCCCCTTGGATGTGGCACTGATCAGTGTTTCTCCTCCTGACAAACACGGCTTCTGTTCTTTGGGTGTTTCCGTGGATATTTGCAAAGCAGCGGTGGATTCAGCAAATATGGTAATCGCTCAGGTAAATCGTTTTATGCCAAGGACCCACGGAGATGGGATCATTCATATAAACAAAATCCATAAATTAGTAGAAGGTAATATTCCGTTATTAGAAGCAAAACATACTCAACCCGACCCAGTTGAGGCCAAGATAGGAGAATATATAGCGGGTCTTGTAGAAGACGGGGCTACTTTACAAATGGGGATCGGAGCCATTCCTGATGCAGTTCTCTCTTGTTTACAAAATCATAAAGATCTAGGAATTCATACGGAAATGTTTTCAGACGGTGTAATTCCTTTGGTCGAAAAAGGGATTATCACGGGTAAAAACAAAAAGATCCATCCCGGAAAAATAGTAACGGGATTCGTTATGGGAACCAGAAAACTTTACGATTTCGTGGATGATAATCCGGAAGTTGTATTTTTAGATATAGGTTATATCAACGATACTTCAAACATCCGTAAAAATCCTAAAGTAACTGCGATCAATTCAGCGATCGAAGTGGATCTGACCGGCCAAGTATGTGCGGATTCAATCGGGACCAGACAATATTCAGGAGTGGGAGGACAAATGGATTTTATCCGAGGAGCTTCTCTTTCCGAAGGAGGAAAACCGATCATTGCGCTTCCTTCCGTTACTTCTCACGGAAAATCCAGGATAGCTCCGATCCTACAACCTGGAGCAAGTGTAACCACCACCAGAGCAAATGTTCATTATATAATCACAGAATACGGTATTGCAGATCTTTACGGTAAAAATCTGAAACAAAGAGCTAAACTCCTTACGCAAATCGCTCACCCGAATCACAGAGAATCCCTGGAAAGAGAAGCTTTCGAAAGATTCAAAGGATTTTAA
- the ccoN gene encoding cytochrome-c oxidase, cbb3-type subunit I has protein sequence MSSSEQKYNDTIVKGFLISGLVWGVASMLVGVWIAFQMVYPELNFGPYFTFGRLRPLHTNAAIFGFALSIIFATAYHTVQRLCRVKIWSDKLSYLHLFLYNLTIAAAAITLPLGLSQSKEYAELEWPLDLMIVIWFVIFLINYFATIFTREEKQLYSAIWFYIASWVTIPILFIVNNLSIPVSWFKSYSVYSGVYDANIQWWYGHNAVAFVLTTPFLGLMYYYLPKHIKQPIYSHRLSIIHFWSLIFLYIWAGPHHLLYSPLPDWLQTTGMVFSIMLWMPSWGGMLNGFLTLTQAKQKIKTDATLKMLLVGLTFYGMSTFEGPLLSIRAVSGLGHNTDWIIGHVHGGTLGWVGMMSFAVIYYLVPRLWNTNLFSEKLANTHFWVATLGILLYIVSMWVSGISEGSMWRAIDETGALKFPNWVQITETLKPYRLFRGIGGGLYLIGLLIMIYNVVRTILNAGSGFKEIDLRIGSKEEKVV, from the coding sequence ATGAGTTCTTCAGAACAAAAATATAACGATACGATCGTCAAAGGATTTTTGATATCGGGATTGGTTTGGGGTGTGGCTTCCATGCTTGTAGGAGTATGGATCGCTTTCCAAATGGTATATCCTGAATTAAATTTCGGACCCTACTTCACTTTCGGCAGGCTGAGACCTTTACATACGAATGCGGCAATTTTCGGTTTCGCATTGAGTATTATATTCGCGACAGCTTATCATACGGTGCAAAGACTTTGTAGAGTAAAGATTTGGAGCGACAAGCTTTCGTATTTACACTTATTTCTATACAACCTTACGATAGCAGCAGCAGCCATCACTTTACCTTTAGGCTTAAGCCAATCCAAGGAATATGCTGAATTGGAATGGCCTTTGGACCTAATGATCGTGATCTGGTTTGTGATATTCCTAATCAACTATTTTGCGACGATCTTTACGCGTGAAGAAAAGCAACTATACTCCGCGATCTGGTTCTATATCGCGTCTTGGGTCACTATCCCGATCCTATTTATAGTTAATAACCTTTCCATTCCGGTAAGTTGGTTCAAATCATATTCGGTCTACTCCGGTGTGTATGACGCAAACATCCAATGGTGGTACGGACACAACGCGGTAGCCTTCGTTCTCACTACTCCTTTCTTGGGATTAATGTATTACTATCTTCCCAAACACATCAAACAACCAATCTACAGTCATAGACTCTCCATCATTCACTTCTGGAGTTTGATCTTTCTGTATATTTGGGCAGGTCCTCACCATCTACTTTATTCTCCACTTCCTGATTGGTTACAAACCACAGGTATGGTATTCAGTATCATGTTATGGATGCCTTCTTGGGGTGGTATGTTGAACGGATTTTTGACCCTAACTCAGGCGAAACAAAAGATCAAAACCGACGCTACTTTAAAGATGCTCTTAGTAGGACTAACATTCTACGGTATGTCCACGTTCGAAGGTCCTCTTCTTTCCATTAGAGCTGTCAGCGGTTTAGGTCATAACACTGACTGGATCATTGGACACGTTCACGGCGGAACCTTAGGTTGGGTGGGAATGATGTCGTTCGCGGTCATCTATTACTTAGTACCTAGATTATGGAATACGAATCTATTCTCTGAGAAACTTGCTAACACTCACTTCTGGGTAGCGACGCTTGGGATCTTATTGTATATCGTATCCATGTGGGTATCAGGTATCAGCGAAGGCTCAATGTGGAGAGCGATAGACGAAACAGGCGCCCTAAAATTCCCGAACTGGGTGCAGATCACTGAAACTCTGAAACCTTATAGATTATTCCGAGGTATCGGAGGTGGTCTATATTTGATCGGACTGCTTATCATGATCTATAATGTTGTCCGCACTATCTTGAACGCCGGCTCCGGGTTCAAGGAAATCGATCTAAGGATCGGATCAAAAGAGGAGAAAGTTGTATGA
- the ccoO gene encoding cytochrome-c oxidase, cbb3-type subunit II, whose product MNWFDKLLDWFSGFTDQWEKHAVKFTLYTTIAILAGGLFELVPPFFLTKTAEPIQNVKPYNALELAGRDVYQKEGCNNCHTQMIRPFKWEVDRFDPGHSYGKDGYSKAGEYVYDHPFLWGSKRTGPDLAHESQIQPSAEWHKTHLINPRDTAKGSIMPAYPWLFEESSIIDASKIADHMRGLRKVGVPYTEEDIASANTLLAGKTAGDALIAYLLKLGRDTAELSKSLQ is encoded by the coding sequence ATGAATTGGTTCGACAAATTATTGGATTGGTTCTCCGGTTTTACCGATCAGTGGGAAAAACACGCAGTCAAATTCACTCTTTATACCACGATCGCGATCTTGGCTGGGGGATTATTCGAACTGGTCCCTCCATTCTTTCTTACGAAAACGGCGGAGCCTATCCAGAACGTAAAGCCGTATAACGCATTGGAATTAGCGGGAAGAGACGTTTATCAGAAGGAAGGATGTAATAACTGTCACACTCAGATGATACGTCCATTCAAATGGGAAGTAGATCGTTTCGACCCGGGACATTCTTACGGAAAAGATGGATATTCTAAAGCGGGAGAATATGTTTACGACCACCCTTTCTTATGGGGATCCAAAAGAACAGGACCGGATCTAGCTCATGAATCCCAGATCCAACCTTCTGCAGAATGGCATAAGACACATTTGATCAATCCGAGAGATACAGCGAAAGGATCCATTATGCCTGCTTATCCTTGGTTATTCGAAGAATCTTCTATCATAGATGCTTCTAAGATCGCGGACCATATGAGAGGACTCCGAAAAGTTGGAGTTCCTTATACTGAAGAAGATATCGCTTCCGCCAACACTTTGTTGGCTGGCAAAACGGCGGGTGACGCGCTTATCGCGTATCTGCTTAAATTGGGAAGAGATACCGCCGAATTGTCCAAAAGTTTACAGTGA
- the ccoG gene encoding cytochrome c oxidase accessory protein CcoG has translation MIISRPMQGKIRTARNYVQVFLVLLFFITPWIRWDGFQVIRLDIPDRKFFLFGHIFIPQEGYFLHLFLIAAGLCLFFFTTLIGRVWCGWACPQTIYSDIFDWIGRKIQDTKYGKKDSNPALVVLTHIAWILVSFAASFAWISYFADPYQMISYFKNPNSGFPTWSLFLGFFTFAMYADIAFIREQFCKYGCPYARFQTVMMDNHSVNITYDYVRGEPRRKGTTKIGDCTACNMCLVVCPTGIDIREGANPWCIACGKCSDACTKQMAKENKKTLIGYWSENQISEKGSVIRWIRPRTIIYAFFLILTISSIGILLSKRVPLYLSVLPDRNIQPMMVQNGVVRNFYEVQMQNLTSKDRTLKFEIENSDLQGERRILVGGTEEAVVELKGNSEERYRLFIELKIADQDAKRRSHDIKLKVIDIQDFEYSKSETVPFLLPVSISGWQIQNDERIVHGR, from the coding sequence ATGATCATTTCAAGACCAATGCAGGGAAAGATAAGGACCGCAAGAAATTACGTCCAGGTATTCTTGGTTCTTCTCTTTTTTATAACGCCTTGGATTCGCTGGGACGGATTTCAAGTTATCCGATTGGATATACCGGATAGAAAGTTTTTTCTATTCGGTCATATTTTTATTCCTCAAGAAGGATACTTTCTTCATTTATTTCTGATCGCAGCGGGACTTTGTCTTTTCTTCTTCACCACCCTGATCGGTAGAGTTTGGTGTGGATGGGCCTGCCCTCAAACAATCTATTCGGATATTTTCGATTGGATAGGAAGAAAGATCCAAGATACCAAGTACGGAAAGAAAGATTCGAATCCGGCTTTAGTTGTTTTAACACATATCGCTTGGATCCTAGTCAGTTTTGCCGCGTCTTTTGCCTGGATCTCTTATTTTGCGGATCCATACCAAATGATCTCTTATTTCAAAAATCCTAATTCAGGTTTTCCAACTTGGTCCCTATTTCTAGGATTTTTCACTTTCGCGATGTATGCGGATATCGCATTTATCCGAGAACAATTTTGTAAATACGGCTGTCCTTACGCGCGTTTCCAAACAGTGATGATGGACAATCATTCAGTCAATATTACTTACGATTATGTAAGAGGAGAGCCAAGAAGAAAGGGCACTACTAAAATTGGCGACTGTACCGCATGTAATATGTGCCTTGTAGTATGTCCTACTGGGATAGATATCAGAGAAGGAGCCAATCCTTGGTGTATCGCCTGCGGAAAATGTTCCGATGCATGCACAAAACAAATGGCTAAGGAAAATAAGAAAACCCTAATAGGATATTGGTCGGAAAACCAAATCTCCGAAAAAGGATCCGTTATTCGTTGGATCCGTCCAAGAACTATCATTTATGCATTTTTCTTAATACTTACAATTTCCTCCATCGGGATCTTATTATCCAAACGAGTTCCACTCTATTTATCCGTTCTTCCAGATAGAAATATACAACCTATGATGGTACAAAACGGGGTTGTTCGGAACTTCTACGAAGTACAAATGCAAAATTTGACTTCCAAAGATAGAACTCTAAAATTCGAAATAGAAAACTCGGATTTGCAGGGAGAAAGAAGAATACTCGTAGGTGGAACGGAAGAAGCCGTAGTAGAACTAAAAGGCAACTCGGAAGAAAGATACAGGCTATTTATAGAACTGAAAATAGCAGACCAAGACGCCAAAAGAAGAAGTCATGATATCAAGCTGAAAGTGATAGACATTCAGGATTTTGAATATTCTAAATCTGAAACAGTTCCATTCCTACTTCCGGTATCTATCTCCGGATGGCAAATACAAAATGATGAGAGGATAGTCCATGGACGTTAG
- a CDS encoding cbb3-type cytochrome c oxidase N-terminal domain-containing protein — translation MSDPNKEFDGIRQSDNPLPEWWKWVFLGCILFAGFYAVYFHVFSDWGTNEYYASQVQEYEKEFPNRNVAVESKDGSNPFRGNQDAINAGQKTFQTYCVACHGPTGEGLVGPNLMDKEWLHGNTDVELYETVMKGISVERAKLGRGPMPAHENSLGSEKVYQVLAWLASKNPELKSSK, via the coding sequence ATGAGCGATCCAAACAAGGAATTCGACGGGATCAGACAGTCCGACAATCCTCTTCCTGAATGGTGGAAATGGGTATTCTTAGGATGTATCCTTTTTGCCGGGTTTTATGCGGTATACTTTCACGTTTTTTCCGATTGGGGAACAAACGAGTATTACGCTTCCCAAGTACAGGAATATGAGAAAGAATTTCCAAATCGTAACGTTGCAGTTGAATCAAAAGACGGATCCAATCCGTTTAGAGGAAATCAAGACGCAATCAATGCGGGACAAAAAACATTCCAAACGTATTGTGTTGCTTGCCACGGACCGACTGGAGAAGGTTTAGTCGGCCCAAATCTAATGGATAAAGAATGGCTACACGGAAACACGGATGTAGAACTTTATGAAACCGTTATGAAGGGAATTTCAGTAGAAAGAGCTAAACTAGGCAGAGGACCAATGCCTGCACATGAGAACTCATTAGGTTCCGAAAAAGTTTACCAAGTGCTTGCATGGTTGGCCTCGAAAAATCCGGAGCTAAAATCTTCCAAATAA
- a CDS encoding FixH family protein, translating to MDVSLKRAFWVIKIAFLALFVATFFTVKLALAGHTPTIDSNYYEKGLKYEQSILSQRKMIEAGYGFQANWIQNPSALHSGKQELELEFQHGQQKIKDAQIQVQLDKTATEKFNEIITLKETSPGKYKGMLSIPFPGEWRISISAKIPEGTLEKTVSVKVTN from the coding sequence ATGGACGTTAGTTTAAAAAGAGCTTTTTGGGTGATCAAGATCGCGTTTCTGGCGTTGTTCGTAGCTACATTCTTCACTGTGAAACTTGCATTAGCCGGACATACTCCTACTATCGATTCAAATTATTACGAAAAAGGGCTCAAATACGAACAGTCCATCCTCTCTCAAAGAAAAATGATAGAGGCCGGTTACGGATTCCAGGCTAATTGGATCCAAAATCCGAGCGCCCTCCACTCCGGAAAACAAGAACTTGAGTTGGAATTCCAACATGGGCAACAAAAGATCAAGGATGCTCAAATCCAAGTCCAATTGGATAAAACCGCTACTGAAAAATTCAATGAGATTATCACTTTAAAGGAAACTTCTCCGGGGAAATACAAAGGAATGTTATCCATTCCATTTCCGGGAGAATGGAGAATTTCCATTTCAGCCAAAATTCCGGAAGGCACCTTGGAGAAGACCGTATCGGTTAAGGTAACCAATTGA
- a CDS encoding ATP-binding protein — protein sequence MVSVFSQKIQGVLLISILFFSLGCESGFFSKKKPKVENGILDLRNHWDFGKEEPLSIEGDWAFYWSQLFSEIKNPLKSDLDPTQKSKEQIKFGDVPNVWNEYKDQKYPGFGYATYKILVRLEKPETEMAIKMLEASTSYTLYVNGKKVISSGVVGKTPETSEPLYRPGVSEIFDLGIENEIAIEISNFSHFKGGPWAKIFIGKRKDLVSIRQSNVRLDLFVGGGLFVLGLYHLSLFAFLRRETSTLYYGILTICSTIRILITGERILYSILPNFDFEWGYRLELISSFLIAIFFPLFIRTLYPDEINKKVIRFLTSIVIGLSFVVLFFPLVIYSKTVSIFGITVSIACVYLVYVFWKAMRNKKLGADVGLFFFLLFFAVVTNDILYANMIINTAYFSSYGVASFFVAQAFMVSQRFTSAYKLSEKLAHDLQESNQRLISLDKLKDEFLANTSHELRTPLQGIIGIADSLKRGVGGPLSQSVERQLGMIVTSGQRLSSLVNDIIDFSKLKHKDLTLNLRSVDLYQAVNFTLELNRISIDETKIKLVNAILPEFPDLLADENRLQQILQNLVSNAIKFTEKGEIVVSARIKALGIAEISVKDTGIGIDPTEHQKVFEFFEQVDRGDSKNSSGAGLGLSISRALVALHGGEIGVESSPGSGSRFYFTIPLVSGKIPKSDGKELKNYKEGNHPGATVTLQNGSSDSEKTARILVVDDEPVNLQVIQNYLSLRNISSVTAKSGMEALEILQKDKAFDVVILDVMMPKMSGLDTAREIRKTLSTLELPILMLTAKNQDKDLMAALNNGANDYLLKPFDFEELILRINNLLALADGHKSRLNQENEKREAVNHVRQRINIDLHDHLGGKLTDLKFLSEELMSQNQEDRPIFKKINEAVNQSIHILREQMLKIEDLGLLSENFITGINLVLLRRYSDVERDLEFECQDELLQFFEEEKKETSIIELYSIVNEITNNDLKYGQGVAKWNFYLENGNLITEMNVESSYHLKKHKTGRGTENLIYRISGLGGKVEMSLVENIYKIKINIPIGNFSVK from the coding sequence ATGGTTTCCGTTTTCTCTCAAAAAATCCAAGGAGTTTTGCTGATCTCGATCTTATTCTTCAGTTTGGGATGTGAGTCCGGATTTTTTTCAAAGAAAAAACCGAAAGTTGAAAATGGAATATTAGACCTAAGAAATCATTGGGACTTCGGAAAAGAAGAGCCCCTCAGTATAGAAGGTGATTGGGCATTTTATTGGTCCCAATTATTTTCGGAGATCAAAAATCCATTGAAGTCGGATTTGGATCCGACTCAAAAATCAAAAGAGCAAATCAAATTCGGAGATGTTCCGAATGTTTGGAACGAATACAAGGACCAAAAGTATCCCGGTTTCGGATATGCAACTTATAAGATACTTGTTCGTTTGGAAAAACCGGAAACGGAAATGGCAATCAAGATGTTGGAAGCTTCCACATCATATACACTTTATGTAAATGGAAAGAAAGTAATCTCAAGCGGGGTAGTTGGCAAAACTCCCGAGACAAGTGAGCCCTTATACAGACCCGGAGTGAGTGAAATATTCGACTTAGGAATAGAGAACGAAATTGCGATAGAGATCTCTAATTTTTCCCATTTTAAAGGAGGTCCATGGGCAAAGATCTTTATTGGAAAAAGAAAGGATCTGGTTTCCATACGCCAAAGTAATGTAAGATTGGATCTGTTCGTAGGCGGAGGACTTTTTGTTTTAGGTTTATACCACCTGAGCTTATTCGCATTCCTAAGAAGGGAAACTTCCACGCTTTATTATGGAATTCTAACGATCTGTTCTACCATTCGTATTTTGATCACTGGTGAAAGAATATTATATTCTATTTTGCCGAATTTCGATTTTGAATGGGGTTATAGATTAGAATTAATATCCAGCTTTTTGATCGCGATATTCTTTCCTTTATTTATTCGGACCTTATATCCGGATGAGATAAACAAAAAAGTTATTCGATTTTTAACTAGTATTGTTATCGGACTTTCTTTTGTCGTGTTATTCTTTCCCTTGGTCATCTATTCCAAAACAGTTTCTATTTTTGGAATTACAGTTTCCATTGCTTGCGTTTACCTCGTATACGTTTTTTGGAAAGCGATGCGAAATAAGAAGTTAGGAGCCGATGTAGGCTTATTCTTCTTTCTTCTGTTTTTTGCTGTAGTAACAAATGATATACTATATGCAAATATGATTATAAATACTGCATACTTCTCTTCTTATGGAGTGGCTTCCTTCTTCGTGGCCCAGGCGTTTATGGTCTCGCAAAGATTTACAAGCGCCTATAAACTTTCCGAAAAATTAGCTCATGATCTACAGGAATCCAACCAAAGATTGATTTCATTGGACAAATTGAAGGATGAGTTTTTAGCAAATACATCTCATGAATTGAGGACTCCATTACAAGGGATCATCGGTATTGCCGATTCTTTGAAAAGAGGAGTGGGCGGTCCGTTATCCCAATCGGTGGAAAGACAATTGGGAATGATAGTCACTAGCGGACAAAGACTGTCCAGTTTAGTGAACGATATTATAGATTTTTCTAAATTAAAACATAAGGACTTAACTCTAAATTTAAGATCCGTGGATCTATACCAAGCGGTGAATTTCACTCTGGAATTAAATAGGATCTCTATTGACGAGACTAAGATCAAATTAGTGAACGCGATCTTACCCGAGTTTCCGGATTTACTCGCGGATGAGAATAGATTACAACAGATCCTTCAAAACTTAGTGAGTAACGCGATTAAATTTACGGAAAAGGGAGAGATCGTAGTCAGCGCTCGGATCAAGGCACTTGGAATTGCAGAGATCAGTGTAAAAGATACCGGGATCGGGATCGATCCTACGGAACATCAGAAAGTATTCGAATTTTTTGAACAGGTGGATAGAGGGGATTCTAAAAATAGTTCCGGTGCAGGTCTCGGGCTTTCAATCAGCAGAGCATTGGTTGCGTTACATGGAGGGGAAATTGGAGTTGAATCCAGTCCAGGCTCGGGTTCTCGTTTTTATTTTACCATTCCGTTAGTATCCGGAAAAATCCCGAAATCCGACGGAAAAGAATTAAAAAATTATAAAGAAGGAAATCACCCGGGCGCTACTGTTACTCTTCAAAATGGATCTTCCGATTCGGAGAAGACTGCCAGGATCTTGGTGGTAGACGACGAGCCTGTGAACTTACAGGTAATACAAAACTATCTTTCCTTACGAAATATTTCCTCAGTCACTGCAAAAAGTGGAATGGAGGCCTTGGAAATATTACAAAAAGATAAGGCGTTCGACGTTGTTATCTTGGATGTAATGATGCCTAAAATGTCCGGCTTAGACACTGCCAGGGAGATCCGTAAGACGCTTAGTACATTAGAACTTCCCATCCTGATGTTGACCGCAAAAAATCAGGACAAGGATCTGATGGCAGCATTGAATAATGGTGCGAACGATTATCTACTCAAACCTTTCGATTTTGAGGAATTGATCTTACGGATTAATAATTTACTCGCTTTGGCGGACGGCCACAAGAGTCGCCTAAACCAAGAGAATGAAAAAAGGGAAGCTGTGAATCATGTAAGGCAAAGGATCAATATAGACTTACATGATCACTTAGGCGGAAAGCTCACAGATCTAAAGTTTTTATCCGAAGAATTAATGTCCCAAAACCAAGAAGACAGACCGATTTTCAAAAAGATCAACGAGGCAGTGAATCAATCCATCCATATCCTGAGAGAACAGATGTTGAAAATAGAAGATCTTGGTTTACTGTCCGAAAATTTTATCACAGGTATCAATTTAGTCTTACTCAGAAGATATTCCGATGTGGAAAGGGACTTAGAATTCGAATGCCAAGATGAACTACTTCAATTTTTTGAAGAAGAAAAGAAAGAAACTTCTATCATTGAACTTTATAGTATTGTAAACGAGATCACGAATAACGATCTAAAATACGGGCAAGGTGTAGCCAAATGGAATTTCTATTTGGAAAATGGGAACCTGATCACGGAAATGAATGTGGAATCTTCTTATCATCTGAAAAAACATAAAACGGGAAGGGGTACGGAAAATCTGATCTATAGGATTTCCGGTCTGGGTGGAAAAGTGGAAATGTCTTTAGTCGAAAACATATATAAAATAAAAATAAATATCCCAATCGGAAATTTTTCCGTAAAATAA